The following proteins come from a genomic window of Companilactobacillus pabuli:
- a CDS encoding DUF3737 family protein — protein sequence MTTEINEGYFDGERPLFKINDAKIVDTTFGQGESPLKEASNINLDDVVFKWKYPLWYVNHVIVNNSIFETMSRSGIWYTHDIEINDSALQAPKLFRRASNIRLNNVHFADAEETMWTCDDIKLKNVQVNGNYFGKDSSNIYAENLNVVGNYVFDGAKNIEVHNSTFVSKDAFWNCENVTIYDSKISGEYLAWNTKNLTLINCTIESDQGLCYIDGLKMINCKVLRTDLAFEYCSNIDADITTNVMSIKNPINGSIKVKSVDKIIFDDPQIDPDETKIKVAEKVQ from the coding sequence ATGACAACAGAAATTAATGAAGGATATTTTGATGGTGAACGTCCATTGTTCAAAATTAATGATGCAAAAATTGTGGATACTACTTTTGGACAAGGTGAATCACCACTAAAAGAAGCTAGTAATATCAATTTGGATGATGTAGTTTTCAAATGGAAGTACCCACTTTGGTACGTTAACCACGTCATCGTAAATAACAGTATCTTTGAAACTATGTCTCGCTCTGGGATTTGGTATACGCACGATATTGAAATTAACGATTCAGCTTTACAGGCACCAAAATTATTCAGAAGAGCTTCTAATATTCGTTTGAATAACGTTCACTTTGCGGACGCTGAAGAAACAATGTGGACTTGTGATGATATTAAATTAAAGAACGTGCAAGTTAATGGAAATTACTTCGGTAAAGATAGTTCCAATATTTATGCAGAAAATTTGAATGTTGTTGGAAACTACGTCTTCGATGGCGCCAAAAATATTGAAGTTCACAATTCAACTTTTGTTTCGAAGGATGCCTTTTGGAATTGTGAAAACGTGACGATTTATGATTCAAAAATCAGTGGTGAATATTTAGCTTGGAATACTAAGAATTTAACCTTGATTAATTGTACAATCGAAAGTGATCAGGGACTTTGTTACATCGATGGTCTAAAAATGATTAATTGTAAAGTTTTGCGGACTGATTTGGCCTTTGAATACTGTTCAAATATTGATGCTGATATTACGACTAACGTGATGAGTATCAAGAATCCAATCAACGGTTCAATCAAAGTAAAATCCGTTGATAAGATTATCTTTGACGATCCTCAAATCGATCCTGATGAAACTAAAATTAAAGTTGCTGAAAAAGTTCAATAA
- a CDS encoding ABC transporter ATP-binding protein: MKNENEKTLEEIHSLTRKDQRQVLKRLFKFAWLFKKQFGIAIVFAILLSVVNVLLPRMLQFYMDHYLTDQSTGVRLIISFAILYALGTIIKAIVQFVEEFAFAMGAERTLEKIRSKLFHKLHTLGLNYFDVTPAGSIVSRVTNDTKTLYNFWTLFLMIIVAFFAMVSAFVAMMSVNKTLALLTALFVIVLYFLVWLYQKLSFKIYQNLREFLSQINTKLNESLMGISIIQQFGQQKRMTAEFEDRNNAYFGMRNKMINVNAFLLYPTISLMFILAEVVSLSGFGWDSMHFLVQAGVIYAFLSYQQNFFNPLSDVMNYMSFFQDGLVAGFRIMKLFDNQTTAPKQLENSTEEITQGKIEFRHVTFSYEPGKPVLKDISFTVQPGQTVAFVGHTGSGKSSIINLLLRFYEFGEGQILIDDYDIRDYSTKELRKKLGLVIQEPYLFYGDIAKNIRMFDDSITDQQVEQAGKFVDADNFIQQLPGKYHAKVSERGSSFSTGQRQLISFARTIVRNPKVLILDEATANIDPQTEQSITNGLHKMRDDRTTIAIAHRLSTVQDADLILVLNKGRIIERGTHQELLKLGGHYAELYELQNNEEK, encoded by the coding sequence ATGAAAAATGAAAATGAGAAAACACTTGAAGAGATTCACTCATTGACTAGAAAAGACCAACGACAAGTTTTGAAACGTCTGTTTAAATTTGCTTGGTTGTTCAAAAAGCAATTTGGCATTGCCATTGTATTTGCCATTTTGTTGAGTGTTGTCAACGTGTTGCTACCAAGAATGTTGCAATTTTACATGGATCATTATTTAACTGATCAAAGTACTGGCGTACGCTTAATTATTTCATTTGCCATTTTGTATGCTCTTGGCACAATCATCAAAGCAATCGTTCAATTCGTTGAAGAGTTTGCCTTTGCAATGGGTGCCGAAAGAACGTTAGAAAAAATTCGGAGCAAATTATTTCATAAATTGCACACCTTGGGTTTAAATTATTTTGACGTCACACCAGCAGGGTCAATCGTGTCTCGAGTTACTAATGATACGAAGACGTTGTATAACTTTTGGACTTTGTTTTTGATGATCATTGTGGCATTTTTCGCCATGGTTTCGGCCTTTGTAGCAATGATGTCAGTTAACAAAACTTTAGCTTTGTTGACGGCGTTGTTTGTAATCGTGTTGTACTTCTTAGTGTGGCTCTATCAGAAATTGAGTTTTAAGATTTATCAAAATTTGCGTGAATTCTTGAGTCAAATCAATACGAAATTAAATGAATCATTGATGGGTATCAGTATTATTCAACAATTTGGCCAACAAAAGAGAATGACCGCTGAATTTGAAGACCGAAACAATGCCTATTTTGGAATGCGTAACAAGATGATCAACGTTAATGCTTTCTTATTGTATCCAACAATCAGTTTGATGTTCATCTTAGCCGAAGTCGTGTCTTTGAGTGGTTTTGGTTGGGATAGTATGCATTTTCTAGTGCAAGCCGGTGTAATTTATGCCTTCTTATCTTACCAACAAAACTTTTTCAATCCATTGTCTGATGTGATGAATTACATGTCATTTTTCCAAGATGGTTTAGTAGCCGGTTTTAGAATTATGAAATTGTTTGATAATCAGACGACTGCTCCTAAGCAACTTGAAAATAGTACTGAAGAAATTACTCAGGGAAAAATCGAATTTCGTCACGTTACTTTTAGTTATGAACCAGGCAAGCCAGTTTTGAAGGATATTTCCTTTACCGTTCAACCTGGTCAAACAGTGGCTTTTGTCGGTCATACTGGTAGTGGAAAGAGTTCCATTATTAATTTATTGTTGAGGTTTTATGAATTTGGAGAAGGTCAGATTTTAATCGATGATTATGATATTCGTGACTATTCAACCAAAGAATTACGTAAGAAACTCGGCTTAGTTATTCAAGAACCTTACTTGTTTTATGGTGACATTGCCAAAAATATTCGGATGTTTGACGATTCAATCACCGACCAACAAGTTGAACAAGCTGGTAAATTTGTCGATGCCGATAACTTTATCCAACAACTTCCTGGTAAATATCATGCCAAAGTTAGTGAAAGAGGTTCTAGTTTTTCGACCGGTCAACGTCAATTGATCTCCTTTGCCAGAACTATCGTTAGAAATCCAAAAGTTTTGATTCTTGATGAAGCTACGGCTAATATTGACCCTCAAACTGAGCAGAGCATTACTAATGGCTTACACAAGATGCGCGATGACCGAACAACAATTGCAATTGCCCACCGTTTGTCTACCGTTCAAGATGCTGATTTGATTTTAGTTTTAAATAAGGGTCGCATCATTGAACGAGGAACTCATCAAGAACTTTTGAAGCTTGGTGGACATTACGCAGAATTATATGAATTACAAAATAATGAAGAAAAATAA
- a CDS encoding ABC transporter ATP-binding protein encodes MGIFSRLSWFFKHQWKQYLIGVVALILVAICNVIPPRIIGNVVDSVSNKNMTVRFLVINMVTLFIVAIVQYLLRFLWQKMIYGSSYVLERDLRSRLFHHFMKMDKTFYQKWRTGDLMAHATNDIDAVRDVAGPGILTLADSLITGLSMILAMGMFVNWKMTLMAVLPLLLLAVMANVLGNKIHVAFRDSQAAFSSINNKTQESVVGIKVLKALGQETEDEADFDRYVDKNIKANKRSYRLDAMFDPLTTLIMGISYTLTIIFGGLAVLQQRITIGQLVSFITYMAELMWPMYAVGSLFNLLERGSASYDRISDLLNEKSSVVKTKDSFTTVPSGLLDFQIDSFSYPDDKKIALHDVDFKLRPGQTLGIVGPTGGGKSTIISLLMRDFDHYQGFINVGKVDIRKYDLNSYLDTIGYVPQTNFLFSTDIRDNVRFANIDATQEEVEQASFVADLDADIKQMPDGYDTQVGELGVSLSGGQKQRLAIARAILSNPKLLILDDSLSAVDSKTERHIESRIAKNRQQGTTIIAASRLSSVEDADEIIVVEDGTIVEKGTHQELLHQAGWYADTYNLQARNEQLEGRLNNEK; translated from the coding sequence ATGGGGATCTTTTCTCGTTTAAGTTGGTTTTTTAAACACCAATGGAAACAATATTTAATTGGTGTGGTGGCCTTGATATTAGTGGCAATTTGTAATGTGATACCGCCACGAATTATCGGTAATGTAGTTGATTCTGTCAGCAATAAAAATATGACGGTGAGATTTTTAGTCATTAATATGGTGACACTTTTTATTGTTGCTATCGTGCAGTATTTATTGCGTTTTTTGTGGCAGAAAATGATTTATGGTAGTTCTTATGTTTTGGAACGTGATTTAAGAAGTCGACTCTTTCATCATTTTATGAAGATGGATAAAACTTTTTATCAGAAGTGGCGAACTGGCGATTTGATGGCTCACGCCACTAATGATATCGATGCTGTCAGAGATGTTGCGGGACCAGGAATTTTGACTCTGGCCGATTCTTTGATTACAGGACTTTCAATGATTTTGGCAATGGGGATGTTTGTTAACTGGAAGATGACTTTAATGGCTGTTTTGCCGTTATTGTTGTTGGCGGTGATGGCTAACGTCCTTGGAAATAAGATTCATGTTGCCTTTCGTGATTCACAAGCAGCTTTTTCGAGTATTAACAATAAAACCCAAGAGAGTGTTGTCGGGATTAAGGTTTTAAAAGCATTAGGTCAAGAAACTGAAGATGAAGCAGATTTTGACCGTTATGTTGATAAAAATATCAAAGCTAATAAGCGTTCTTATCGTTTGGATGCAATGTTTGATCCTCTGACGACTTTGATAATGGGAATCTCGTATACATTAACGATTATCTTTGGTGGGCTAGCCGTTTTACAACAAAGAATTACGATTGGTCAACTCGTTTCATTCATTACTTATATGGCCGAATTGATGTGGCCAATGTATGCTGTCGGCAGTCTGTTCAATTTATTGGAAAGAGGTTCTGCCAGTTATGATCGAATCAGTGATTTATTAAATGAGAAATCTTCAGTTGTCAAAACTAAGGATAGCTTTACAACTGTTCCTAGTGGATTGTTAGATTTTCAAATTGATAGTTTTTCCTATCCTGATGATAAAAAAATTGCTTTGCACGATGTTGATTTTAAATTAAGACCAGGTCAAACTTTAGGAATTGTTGGTCCAACTGGTGGTGGAAAGTCGACAATTATTAGTTTGTTAATGCGTGATTTTGACCATTATCAAGGATTCATTAATGTTGGCAAAGTTGATATTCGAAAATATGATTTAAACAGTTATCTGGATACGATCGGTTATGTGCCTCAGACGAACTTTTTATTCTCAACTGATATCAGAGATAACGTTAGATTTGCTAATATTGATGCTACTCAAGAGGAAGTTGAACAAGCTAGTTTTGTCGCTGATTTGGATGCTGACATTAAACAAATGCCTGATGGTTATGACACTCAAGTCGGTGAACTCGGTGTTTCACTATCCGGTGGTCAAAAACAACGTTTAGCCATCGCTAGAGCTATTTTGAGTAACCCTAAATTATTGATCTTGGATGATTCACTTTCAGCGGTTGATTCTAAAACTGAACGTCACATTGAATCGCGAATCGCCAAGAATCGCCAACAAGGGACAACTATCATTGCGGCTAGTCGTCTGAGTTCAGTCGAAGATGCTGATGAGATTATTGTTGTTGAAGATGGAACAATCGTTGAAAAAGGTACTCATCAAGAATTGTTGCATCAAGCCGGTTGGTATGCTGATACGTATAATTTGCAAGCTCGAAACGAACAACTTGAGGGGAGGTTAAATAATGAAAAATGA